Proteins from a single region of Aquirhabdus parva:
- a CDS encoding LysM peptidoglycan-binding domain-containing protein has protein sequence MSVFTSACAQDSIQGLSTQAAPLAGPASHHTQALISRSTFMTKSRLTKIVLAVTLGLGMPMLASAKNNPAPSVRADAPDTYIVKKGDTLWDISGKYLKDAWRWKEIWAVNPQVKNPHWIYPGDRLILCVIKGHKVVGVDMGDGCVGVERRMNGSPEDNLNTVKLQPKIHIDPLNVAVPAVPLSAIKSWLINADVVSASTLKKAPYVLATKDRHVIAGKGDTVYVRGGNLVVGDSYGIYRAGEAYVDPETKEILGYEARLIARGTATALNSDVSTIELTDSVQQEVRADDKVLPEAVSNEPGVFYPTNSENIAPGRLIRVLDGIDTAAVNSTIALNRGEREGVAVGQVFAIYRRGALVQDSHDGQLVRLPSERAGLAMVFRTFAKLSYAIVLESNGTIKTGDELRPPVSTGD, from the coding sequence ATGAGCGTGTTTACATCTGCATGTGCGCAGGATTCTATACAAGGTTTATCTACACAAGCTGCACCTCTTGCTGGACCAGCATCACATCACACACAAGCACTGATATCACGTTCGACTTTTATGACCAAAAGCCGACTGACAAAAATCGTCTTGGCAGTGACCTTAGGTCTTGGCATGCCAATGCTGGCTTCTGCTAAAAACAATCCAGCACCAAGCGTACGTGCGGATGCACCGGACACCTATATTGTCAAAAAAGGCGATACCCTCTGGGATATTTCTGGCAAGTATCTAAAAGATGCGTGGCGCTGGAAAGAAATCTGGGCGGTCAATCCTCAAGTGAAAAATCCACATTGGATCTATCCCGGTGATCGTTTGATTCTGTGCGTGATCAAAGGACATAAAGTAGTTGGCGTGGACATGGGTGATGGCTGTGTGGGCGTAGAGCGCCGTATGAATGGTTCACCTGAAGATAATCTGAATACTGTGAAGTTACAACCAAAGATTCATATTGATCCTTTAAATGTTGCGGTACCCGCAGTTCCCTTAAGCGCGATCAAAAGCTGGTTAATCAATGCCGATGTGGTCAGTGCCAGCACATTGAAAAAAGCACCTTATGTCTTGGCAACCAAAGACCGCCATGTGATTGCAGGCAAAGGGGATACGGTGTATGTTCGTGGTGGCAACTTGGTTGTGGGTGACAGCTATGGTATCTACCGTGCAGGCGAAGCCTATGTGGATCCAGAGACCAAAGAAATATTGGGTTACGAAGCCCGCTTAATTGCACGTGGCACCGCTACAGCGTTAAACAGTGATGTCTCAACTATTGAGCTTACGGATAGCGTTCAGCAAGAAGTCCGTGCGGATGACAAAGTTTTACCTGAAGCTGTAAGTAATGAGCCTGGCGTTTTCTATCCGACCAATTCAGAGAATATTGCACCTGGACGCTTGATCCGCGTATTGGATGGTATCGATACGGCAGCAGTGAACAGCACCATTGCACTGAATCGCGGTGAGCGTGAGGGCGTAGCAGTAGGCCAAGTGTTTGCAATCTACCGTCGCGGTGCATTGGTCCAAGATTCGCACGATGGTCAGCTCGTCCGTTTACCGAGTGAGCGTGCCGGTCTGGCGATGGTTTTCCGCACTTTTGCTAAGTTGAGCTATGCAATTGTGCTCGAATCGAATGGCACAATTAAGACTGGCGATGAGCTGCGTCCACCTGTATCGACAGGGGACTAA
- the def gene encoding peptide deformylase, giving the protein MALLPILHFPDPRLRTKAKPILEVTDQIRTLAADMLETMYAAPGVGLAATQVNQHIELIVIDVSETKDQPMVFINAKITPLTEELVPYEEGCLSVPEYTDSVNRPARIRIEALDLDGKAVKIDADGLLAVCIQHEMDHLSGKLFVDYLSPLKRQRIKDKLVKREREKVRVR; this is encoded by the coding sequence ATGGCACTACTCCCGATTTTACATTTTCCTGACCCAAGACTCAGGACCAAAGCGAAGCCCATTCTTGAGGTCACGGATCAGATCCGTACACTTGCAGCAGACATGCTGGAGACGATGTACGCTGCACCGGGAGTGGGTTTGGCTGCGACTCAGGTGAATCAACACATTGAGCTGATCGTCATTGACGTCTCTGAGACCAAAGATCAACCAATGGTTTTCATCAACGCAAAAATCACACCGCTGACTGAAGAACTGGTCCCTTATGAAGAAGGTTGTTTATCAGTACCGGAATATACGGATAGTGTAAACCGCCCTGCCCGTATCCGCATTGAAGCCCTCGACCTTGACGGTAAAGCTGTAAAGATTGATGCGGATGGTCTACTTGCCGTATGTATCCAACATGAAATGGATCATTTAAGCGGTAAACTGTTTGTAGATTACCTGTCTCCGCTTAAGCGCCAACGTATCAAAGACAAACTGGTCAAACGTGAACGTGAAAAAGTGCGTGTGCGGTAA
- the can gene encoding carbonate dehydratase yields MPLDNLFDSNRAWAKETVSRDPEFFSRLVNQQTPKYLWIGCSDSRVPATELVGLAPGEMFVHRNVANQVICTDFNCLSVLQFAVDVLKVEHIIIVGHYGCGGIQAALANTRLGLIDNWLQHIQDTARKYAEVLAALPESERVSRLCELNVREQVLSVGQTTIVEDAWARGQKLEVHGWVYSLENGLLQDLKLTLTHPEQLEAANLEARRLAAPD; encoded by the coding sequence ATGCCTTTAGATAACTTATTTGACAGTAACCGAGCTTGGGCAAAAGAAACTGTCTCCCGTGATCCCGAATTCTTTAGTCGTCTGGTCAATCAGCAAACCCCAAAATATTTGTGGATTGGCTGCTCCGATAGCCGCGTCCCTGCCACTGAACTCGTGGGACTGGCACCCGGTGAAATGTTTGTTCATCGCAATGTTGCAAATCAGGTGATTTGTACCGACTTCAACTGCCTATCCGTCTTACAATTTGCAGTGGATGTTTTGAAGGTGGAGCACATTATCATCGTGGGACATTATGGCTGCGGTGGTATTCAGGCTGCACTCGCCAATACCCGTCTGGGTCTCATCGATAATTGGCTGCAACATATTCAAGACACTGCACGCAAATACGCAGAAGTGCTGGCTGCATTGCCTGAATCTGAGCGTGTATCTCGACTTTGCGAACTCAACGTCCGTGAACAAGTCTTGAGTGTCGGGCAAACTACGATTGTTGAAGATGCATGGGCCCGTGGACAAAAGCTTGAAGTTCATGGCTGGGTGTATAGCTTAGAAAATGGCTTGCTGCAGGATCTCAAACTGACGTTGACTCATCCTGAACAGCTCGAAGCGGCCAACTTAGAAGCCCGTCGCCTGGCTGCACCCGACTAA
- a CDS encoding type III PLP-dependent enzyme — protein MNLNNYCSPAEWTKIQEFSQGKETPFLVVDLEIIRQKYKELTTCFPNAKVHYALKANPGAPVVKLLNELGSSFDIASIFELNRVLECGVTPDRISYGNTIKKAAHVKYAYEKGVRLFVTDSKNDLQSIADNAPGSKVFVRILVEGGETAEWPLSRKFGCHPDMALDLLVQAKLLGLIPYGISFHVGSQQKDIAVWDAALSKVKYMFDWMKYEENVTLKMINMGGGFPANYISEVNPIQTYAEEIARYLHDDHGDEVPEIILEPGRSLVGESGVLVSEVVLISRKSRTDLKRWVYLDVGLFQGLIETLGESIKYPIYTPKMEDKEKEGGVVLAGPTCDSTDIMYENVDYQLPLNLAVGDKIYWLTTGAYTNSYSSVEFNGFPPLATYYLD, from the coding sequence ATGAACCTGAATAACTATTGCTCCCCCGCCGAGTGGACCAAAATTCAAGAGTTTTCCCAAGGTAAAGAAACGCCTTTTCTGGTGGTCGACTTGGAAATCATTCGTCAAAAGTACAAAGAGCTCACAACCTGTTTCCCGAATGCAAAAGTTCACTACGCATTGAAGGCAAACCCAGGTGCGCCCGTTGTTAAATTGCTGAATGAGCTCGGTTCAAGTTTTGATATCGCCTCAATTTTTGAATTGAACCGCGTCCTTGAGTGCGGCGTGACCCCTGATCGCATTTCTTATGGCAACACCATTAAGAAAGCAGCGCATGTAAAGTATGCCTATGAAAAAGGCGTGCGCTTGTTCGTCACCGACTCAAAAAACGATTTGCAAAGCATCGCGGACAATGCACCGGGCTCTAAAGTATTCGTACGGATTCTGGTTGAAGGCGGCGAAACTGCGGAATGGCCACTTTCCCGTAAATTCGGCTGTCACCCAGACATGGCGCTCGACCTGTTGGTTCAAGCCAAACTGCTCGGCCTGATTCCTTACGGTATTTCATTCCATGTCGGCAGTCAGCAAAAAGACATCGCGGTTTGGGATGCTGCACTGTCTAAAGTTAAATACATGTTTGACTGGATGAAGTACGAAGAAAACGTCACCCTGAAAATGATCAACATGGGCGGTGGTTTCCCAGCCAACTATATTTCTGAAGTTAACCCGATTCAGACTTATGCTGAAGAGATTGCGCGTTATCTGCATGATGACCATGGCGATGAAGTGCCAGAAATCATTCTTGAACCAGGTCGTTCACTCGTGGGTGAGTCAGGCGTACTCGTTTCTGAGGTGGTGTTGATCTCTCGCAAATCACGTACTGACTTGAAGCGTTGGGTTTACCTCGATGTTGGTCTCTTCCAAGGCTTGATCGAAACACTGGGTGAATCAATTAAATACCCAATCTACACGCCAAAAATGGAAGACAAAGAGAAAGAAGGCGGCGTTGTGCTCGCAGGCCCAACCTGTGACTCAACCGACATCATGTATGAAAACGTCGACTACCAATTGCCATTGAATCTGGCTGTCGGTGACAAAATCTACTGGTTGACCACAGGTGCCTACACCAACTCGTACTCATCTGTTGAATTTAATGGCTTCCCGCCTCTTGCAACCTACTACTTAGACTAA